From Penaeus vannamei isolate JL-2024 chromosome 37, ASM4276789v1, whole genome shotgun sequence, one genomic window encodes:
- the LOC113809865 gene encoding uncharacterized protein isoform X5, translating to MGQVQASEWAKFKPAKRPSSSQRMGQVQASEWAKFKPANVPSSSQRMGQVQASEWAKFKPANGPSSSQRMGQVQASEWAKFKPASGPWLGRNSFQAWKVPTTLERRMEEELHRHYVYDILEKNI from the exons ATGGGCCAAGTTCAAGCCAGCGAATGGGCCAAGTTCAAGCCAGCGAAGAGGCCAAGTTCAAGCCAGCGAATGGGCCAAGTTCAAGCCAGCGAATGGGCCAAGTTCAAGCCAGCGAATGTGCCAAGTTCAAGCCAGCGAATGGGCCAAGTTCAAGCCAGCGAATGGGCCAAGTTCAAGCCAGCGAATGGGCCAAGTTCAAGCCAGCGAATGGGCCAAGTTCAAGCCAGCGAATGGGCCAAGTTCAAGCCAGCGAGTGGGCCATGGCTGGGCAGGAACAGTTTTCAAGCATGGAAGGTTCCCACTACGctagaaagaagaatggaagaggaactGCACCGGCACTATGT atatgATATATTAGAGAAGAACATTTGA
- the LOC113809865 gene encoding uncharacterized protein isoform X4, which yields MKFKPENGPSSSQRMGQVQASEEAKFKPANGPSSSQRMGQVQASECAKFKPANGPSSSQRMGQVQASEWAKFKPANGPSSSQRMGQVQASEWAMAGQEQFSSMEGSHYARKKNGRGTAPALYMIY from the exons ATGAAGTTCAAGCCAGAGAATGGGCCAAGTTCAAGCCAGCGAATGGGCCAAGTTCAAGCCAGCGAAGAGGCCAAGTTCAAGCCAGCGAATGGGCCAAGTTCAAGCCAGCGAATGGGCCAAGTTCAAGCCAGCGAATGTGCCAAGTTCAAGCCAGCGAATGGGCCAAGTTCAAGCCAGCGAATGGGCCAAGTTCAAGCCAGCGAATGGGCCAAGTTCAAGCCAGCGAATGGGCCAAGTTCAAGCCAGCGAATGGGCCAAGTTCAAGCCAGCGAGTGGGCCATGGCTGGGCAGGAACAGTTTTCAAGCATGGAAGGTTCCCACTACGctagaaagaagaatggaagaggaactGCACCGGCACTAT atatgATATATTAG
- the LOC113809865 gene encoding uncharacterized protein isoform X1, translating to MVSNTKSRQFFWSGMKFKPENGPSSSQRMGQVQASEEAKFKPANGPSSSQRMGQVQASECAKFKPANGPSSSQRMGQVQASEWAKFKPANGPSSSQRMGQVQASEWAMAGQEQFSSMEGSHYARKKNGRGTAPALCVNMIY from the exons ATGGTCAGCAATACAAAG TCGAGGCAATTTTTTTGGAGCGGGATGAAGTTCAAGCCAGAGAATGGGCCAAGTTCAAGCCAGCGAATGGGCCAAGTTCAAGCCAGCGAAGAGGCCAAGTTCAAGCCAGCGAATGGGCCAAGTTCAAGCCAGCGAATGGGCCAAGTTCAAGCCAGCGAATGTGCCAAGTTCAAGCCAGCGAATGGGCCAAGTTCAAGCCAGCGAATGGGCCAAGTTCAAGCCAGCGAATGGGCCAAGTTCAAGCCAGCGAATGGGCCAAGTTCAAGCCAGCGAATGGGCCAAGTTCAAGCCAGCGAGTGGGCCATGGCTGGGCAGGAACAGTTTTCAAGCATGGAAGGTTCCCACTACGctagaaagaagaatggaagaggaactGCACCGGCACTATGTGTGA atatgATATATTAG
- the LOC113809865 gene encoding uncharacterized protein isoform X3: MKFKPENGPSSSQRMGQVQASEEAKFKPANGPSSSQRMGQVQASECAKFKPANGPSSSQRMGQVQASEWAKFKPANGPSSSQRMGQVQASEWAMAGQEQFSSMEGSHYARKKNGRGTAPALCVNMIY; encoded by the exons ATGAAGTTCAAGCCAGAGAATGGGCCAAGTTCAAGCCAGCGAATGGGCCAAGTTCAAGCCAGCGAAGAGGCCAAGTTCAAGCCAGCGAATGGGCCAAGTTCAAGCCAGCGAATGGGCCAAGTTCAAGCCAGCGAATGTGCCAAGTTCAAGCCAGCGAATGGGCCAAGTTCAAGCCAGCGAATGGGCCAAGTTCAAGCCAGCGAATGGGCCAAGTTCAAGCCAGCGAATGGGCCAAGTTCAAGCCAGCGAATGGGCCAAGTTCAAGCCAGCGAGTGGGCCATGGCTGGGCAGGAACAGTTTTCAAGCATGGAAGGTTCCCACTACGctagaaagaagaatggaagaggaactGCACCGGCACTATGTGTGA atatgATATATTAG
- the LOC113809865 gene encoding uncharacterized protein isoform X6, which yields MKFKPENGPSSSQRMGQVQASEEAKFKPANGPSSSQRMGQVQASECAKFKPANGPSSSQRMGQVQASEWAKFKPANGPSSSQRMGQVQASEWAMAGQEQFSSMEGSHYARKKNGRGTAPALCI from the exons ATGAAGTTCAAGCCAGAGAATGGGCCAAGTTCAAGCCAGCGAATGGGCCAAGTTCAAGCCAGCGAAGAGGCCAAGTTCAAGCCAGCGAATGGGCCAAGTTCAAGCCAGCGAATGGGCCAAGTTCAAGCCAGCGAATGTGCCAAGTTCAAGCCAGCGAATGGGCCAAGTTCAAGCCAGCGAATGGGCCAAGTTCAAGCCAGCGAATGGGCCAAGTTCAAGCCAGCGAATGGGCCAAGTTCAAGCCAGCGAATGGGCCAAGTTCAAGCCAGCGAGTGGGCCATGGCTGGGCAGGAACAGTTTTCAAGCATGGAAGGTTCCCACTACGctagaaagaagaatggaagaggaactGCACCGGCACTATGT atatgA
- the LOC113809865 gene encoding uncharacterized protein isoform X2, with product MVSNTKSRQFFWSGMKFKPENGPSSSQRMGQVQASEEAKFKPANGPSSSQRMGQVQASECAKFKPANGPSSSQRMGQVQASEWAKFKPANGPSSSQRMGQVQASEWAMAGQEQFSSMEGSHYARKKNGRGTAPALCI from the exons ATGGTCAGCAATACAAAG TCGAGGCAATTTTTTTGGAGCGGGATGAAGTTCAAGCCAGAGAATGGGCCAAGTTCAAGCCAGCGAATGGGCCAAGTTCAAGCCAGCGAAGAGGCCAAGTTCAAGCCAGCGAATGGGCCAAGTTCAAGCCAGCGAATGGGCCAAGTTCAAGCCAGCGAATGTGCCAAGTTCAAGCCAGCGAATGGGCCAAGTTCAAGCCAGCGAATGGGCCAAGTTCAAGCCAGCGAATGGGCCAAGTTCAAGCCAGCGAATGGGCCAAGTTCAAGCCAGCGAATGGGCCAAGTTCAAGCCAGCGAGTGGGCCATGGCTGGGCAGGAACAGTTTTCAAGCATGGAAGGTTCCCACTACGctagaaagaagaatggaagaggaactGCACCGGCACTATGT atatgA
- the LOC113809865 gene encoding uncharacterized protein isoform X7: MVSNTKVRDEVQAREWAKFKPANGPSSSQRRGQVQASEWAKFKPANGPSSSQRMCQVQASEWAKFKPANGPSSSQRMGQVQASEWAKFKPANGPSSSQRVGHGWAGTVFKHGRFPLR, encoded by the exons ATGGTCAGCAATACAAAGGTA CGGGATGAAGTTCAAGCCAGAGAATGGGCCAAGTTCAAGCCAGCGAATGGGCCAAGTTCAAGCCAGCGAAGAGGCCAAGTTCAAGCCAGCGAATGGGCCAAGTTCAAGCCAGCGAATGGGCCAAGTTCAAGCCAGCGAATGTGCCAAGTTCAAGCCAGCGAATGGGCCAAGTTCAAGCCAGCGAATGGGCCAAGTTCAAGCCAGCGAATGGGCCAAGTTCAAGCCAGCGAATGGGCCAAGTTCAAGCCAGCGAATGGGCCAAGTTCAAGCCAGCGAGTGGGCCATGGCTGGGCAGGAACAGTTTTCAAGCATGGAAGGTTCCCACTACGctag